TCCAATCTCTTTGACAGCTGAAGTAATTTCACTTCTTGAACCGTAATTAAAAGCAAAGTTCAAAATTAGTCCAGTATTATCTGCCGTTTCAGCCATTGCACGCTGAACAACATCATAAGTTTTACGTGGCAATTTGTCCAAAAAGCCCATGATATTGACCTTAACGTTATGCTCCATCAAGGTAGGCATAAACTTGTCAAAAAAACGGACAGGCAGATTCATTAAGTATGCGACTTCTTCTTTGGGACGAGCCCAGTTTTCTGTCGAAAAAGCATAAAGTGATAAAACTTTAATTCCCAATTCATCTGCTGCTAAAGTAATCCGTTCAACGTTATTCATACCTTCATAATGACCTGCTACACGAGGCTTACCCTGCTTAGTAGCCCAGCGGCCATTGCCATCCATGATAATGGCAAGATGATTTAATTGATTCTTTTTTACTGCCATATGTTAGCCTTGAGTAATTTCTTTACGTTTTTGCTCAGCCAGTTCATCAATTTTCTTGGTTGCTTGATCAGTTACCTTTTGAACTTCTTTTTCTAAATTGCGTTGTTCATCTTCGGTAATTTCATCGTCTTTTTGTTGCTTTTTAAGGGTATTCATAGCATCACGGCGGACATTTCTAATCGCAATTTTACCCTCTTCAGCCATTTTATTGACTTCTTTAGCAATCTCTTGTCTTCTTTCACCAGTCAATTGAGGAATTACCAATCTGATAACTTTACCATCGTTTGCTGGAGTTAATCCTAAATTGGATGCTAGTAAAGCATGTTCAATATCATCCACACTGTTTTGATCATATGGCGTAATTAATAAAACACGTGGTTCAGGAATAGTGACACTAGACATCTGGGTTAAAGGTGTTGGTGCACCATAATAATCAACTTTAACTCCATCTAGCAAT
This genomic window from Lactobacillus panisapium contains:
- a CDS encoding isoprenyl transferase, which encodes MAVKKNQLNHLAIIMDGNGRWATKQGKPRVAGHYEGMNNVERITLAADELGIKVLSLYAFSTENWARPKEEVAYLMNLPVRFFDKFMPTLMEHNVKVNIMGFLDKLPRKTYDVVQRAMAETADNTGLILNFAFNYGSRSEITSAVKEIGTLIETGAINSDQIDEEMISQRLMTASFGEFSDPDLLIRTSGEQRISNFMLWQLAYSELAFSQKNWPDFTKEDLEKIVIDFQNRHRRFGKLDESDS
- the frr gene encoding ribosome recycling factor, which encodes MNNETIKKAKQNMDKSITVFEKNLGTIRAGVANAALLDGVKVDYYGAPTPLTQMSSVTIPEPRVLLITPYDQNSVDDIEHALLASNLGLTPANDGKVIRLVIPQLTGERRQEIAKEVNKMAEEGKIAIRNVRRDAMNTLKKQQKDDEITEDEQRNLEKEVQKVTDQATKKIDELAEQKRKEITQG